A window of the Citrus sinensis cultivar Valencia sweet orange chromosome 9, DVS_A1.0, whole genome shotgun sequence genome harbors these coding sequences:
- the LOC107174910 gene encoding glycine-rich cell wall structural protein 1-like: MPEAQNGRPHMLSLPLHFTVLEFGAGGGVGGRLGGGARGGGDGAGGGGRGGIGGGSGHGGGFGAGSGHGGGFGAAGGVGGGSGHSGGFGAAGGVGGGFGGGLGSHGGHGGGVGIGIRISIGVGGGSGKGVGTGSGSGNGGGGGK; this comes from the exons ATGCCTGAAGCCCAGAACGGCAGACCACATAtgctttctcttcctcttcatTTCACCGTACTAGAATTTGGAGCTGGAGGAGGTGTCGGTGGTCGTCTTGGTGGTGGAGCTAGAGGAGGAG GAGACGGAGCTGGGGGAGGTGGTCGTGGTGGGATAGGAGGTGGGTCAGGTCATGGCGGTGGCTTTGGTGCTGGGTCAGGTCACGGCGGTGGCTTTGGTGCTGCGGGCGGTGTAGGAGGTGGGTCAGGTCACAGCGGTGGCTTTGGTGCTGCGGGCGGTGTAGGCGGTGGTTTTGGTGGAGGTCTCGGCAGCCATGGTGGCCATGGAGGAGGAGTTGGTATTGGAATTAGGATAAGCATTGGTGTGGGAGGTGGTTCGGGCAAAGGTGTAGGAACCGGTTCCGGCAGTGGaaatggtggtggtgggggcaaataa